From a single Paramormyrops kingsleyae isolate MSU_618 chromosome 14, PKINGS_0.4, whole genome shotgun sequence genomic region:
- the LOC111857662 gene encoding uncharacterized protein isoform X1, translating to MAPQGPVPGGWLSAGTLSLDPSFYCIAVLLIITIILLSLCNKCDKHTLQHQENSEKVQPPLQLIRVSPIGGATGGKDSLWHTNLTDQKGDPALTSVPENKSLQSATDQEGTLWYPPWRSHSGVPVYAEGELSANSNERLTLKTGGDISKEDAGKAASEGELTGLDQTSHMGVSRMHAARRSHLPPTPEDVTTGTKNLKCSLQQPQERKQHTSEIVQETCSRDHNPDVLGVAFPEDNSEDRDYQTIEELTCHSSQKNHVADRRYREDPVAISPKRKQHTSQIVQETCSRDHNPDVLGVAFPEDNSEDRDYQTIEELTCHSSQKNHVADRRYREDPVAISPTPLEGKAEDPNAMYARIIKKIITCKAPVQLPLKEEEESAPPVPDKCFDMEDCI from the exons ATGGCTCCGCAAGGCCCAGTCCCCGGGGGCTGGCTGTCTGCAGGCACACTGTCGCTGGATCCCAGCTTCTACTGCATCGCCGTCCTTCTTATCATAACCATCATACTTCTGTCTCTTTGTAACAAATGCGACAA ACACACATTGCAGCATCAAGAGAACTCTGAAAAGGTACAACCACCATTACAGCTCATAAGAGTG TCTCCTATAGGGGGAGCTACAGGAGGCAAAGACAGTTTGTGGCACACTAACCTCACAGACCAGAAAG GTGACCCTGCTCTTACTTCAGTGCCAGAAAATAAGAGTTTGCAAAGTGCTACAGACCAGGAAGGAACCCTGTGGTATCCACCCTGGAGAAGCCACAGTGGAGTACCTGTCTATGCTG AAGGCGAGCTAAGTGCAAACTCTAATGAGAGGCTGACCCTGAAGACTGGTGGCGATATTTCTAAAGAAGACGCCGGAAAGGCCGCTTCAGAAGGAGAACTCACTGGATTGGACCAAACATCACACATGGGCGTGTCACGTATGCACGCAGCGCGGCGCAGTCATTTACCTCCGACTCCGGAAGATGTTACGACGGGAACCAAAAACTTAAAATGCTCACTGCAACAGCCTCaagagagaaaacagcacacttCTGAAATTGTCCAGGAGACGTGCAGCAGAGACCATAACCCTGATGTTCTGGGTGTAGCTTTTCCTGAGGATAACTCTGAAGACCGAGACTACCAGACTATCGAGGAGCTGACCTGTCATTCCTCCCAAAAAAATCACGTGGCTGACAGAAGATACAGAGAAGACCCAGTAGCAATCTCTCctaagagaaaacagcacacttCTCAAATTGTCCAGGAGACGTGCAGCAGAGACCATAACCCTGATGTTCTGGGTGTAGCTTTTCCTGAGGATAACTCTGAAGACCGAGACTACCAGACTATCGAGGAGCTGACCTGTCATTCCTCCCAAAAAAATCATGTGGCTGACAGAAGATACAGAGAAGACCCAGTAGCAATCTCTCCTACTCCACTTGAAGGCAAAGCAGAAGACCCAAATGCTATGTATGCGCGGATAATCAAGAAAATAATAACTTGCAAGGCACCAGTACAGCTGCCCCTTAAGGAAGAGGAGGAGTCAGCTCCACCTGTCCCAGACAAGTGTTTTGATATGGAGGATTGCATATGA
- the LOC111857662 gene encoding uncharacterized protein isoform X2, whose product MAPQGPVPGGWLSAGTLSLDPSFYCIAVLLIITIILLSLCNKCDKHTLQHQENSEKVQPPLQLIRVSPIGGATGGKDSLWHTNLTDQKGDPALTSVPENKSLQSATDQEGTLWYPPWRSHSGVPVYAGELSANSNERLTLKTGGDISKEDAGKAASEGELTGLDQTSHMGVSRMHAARRSHLPPTPEDVTTGTKNLKCSLQQPQERKQHTSEIVQETCSRDHNPDVLGVAFPEDNSEDRDYQTIEELTCHSSQKNHVADRRYREDPVAISPKRKQHTSQIVQETCSRDHNPDVLGVAFPEDNSEDRDYQTIEELTCHSSQKNHVADRRYREDPVAISPTPLEGKAEDPNAMYARIIKKIITCKAPVQLPLKEEEESAPPVPDKCFDMEDCI is encoded by the exons ATGGCTCCGCAAGGCCCAGTCCCCGGGGGCTGGCTGTCTGCAGGCACACTGTCGCTGGATCCCAGCTTCTACTGCATCGCCGTCCTTCTTATCATAACCATCATACTTCTGTCTCTTTGTAACAAATGCGACAA ACACACATTGCAGCATCAAGAGAACTCTGAAAAGGTACAACCACCATTACAGCTCATAAGAGTG TCTCCTATAGGGGGAGCTACAGGAGGCAAAGACAGTTTGTGGCACACTAACCTCACAGACCAGAAAG GTGACCCTGCTCTTACTTCAGTGCCAGAAAATAAGAGTTTGCAAAGTGCTACAGACCAGGAAGGAACCCTGTGGTATCCACCCTGGAGAAGCCACAGTGGAGTACCTGTCTATGCTG GCGAGCTAAGTGCAAACTCTAATGAGAGGCTGACCCTGAAGACTGGTGGCGATATTTCTAAAGAAGACGCCGGAAAGGCCGCTTCAGAAGGAGAACTCACTGGATTGGACCAAACATCACACATGGGCGTGTCACGTATGCACGCAGCGCGGCGCAGTCATTTACCTCCGACTCCGGAAGATGTTACGACGGGAACCAAAAACTTAAAATGCTCACTGCAACAGCCTCaagagagaaaacagcacacttCTGAAATTGTCCAGGAGACGTGCAGCAGAGACCATAACCCTGATGTTCTGGGTGTAGCTTTTCCTGAGGATAACTCTGAAGACCGAGACTACCAGACTATCGAGGAGCTGACCTGTCATTCCTCCCAAAAAAATCACGTGGCTGACAGAAGATACAGAGAAGACCCAGTAGCAATCTCTCctaagagaaaacagcacacttCTCAAATTGTCCAGGAGACGTGCAGCAGAGACCATAACCCTGATGTTCTGGGTGTAGCTTTTCCTGAGGATAACTCTGAAGACCGAGACTACCAGACTATCGAGGAGCTGACCTGTCATTCCTCCCAAAAAAATCATGTGGCTGACAGAAGATACAGAGAAGACCCAGTAGCAATCTCTCCTACTCCACTTGAAGGCAAAGCAGAAGACCCAAATGCTATGTATGCGCGGATAATCAAGAAAATAATAACTTGCAAGGCACCAGTACAGCTGCCCCTTAAGGAAGAGGAGGAGTCAGCTCCACCTGTCCCAGACAAGTGTTTTGATATGGAGGATTGCATATGA